From one Culex quinquefasciatus strain JHB chromosome 3, VPISU_Cqui_1.0_pri_paternal, whole genome shotgun sequence genomic stretch:
- the LOC6039490 gene encoding peptidoglycan-recognition protein LB isoform X3, translating to MPTVPYVSRDVWSANPPRSVDKFPGPIPFVIIHHTYEPAACYTPADCCKAMQAIQRFHQQDRGWNDIGYSFVVGGDGRIYQGRGFNVVGAHAPRYNDKSVGICLIGDWRVDLPPENMLAAVQTLIDYGVRMNIIASNYTLIGHRQTRPTECPGDRLFKEIQTWAHFSPMMDVVDPNSIPT from the exons ATGCCAACAGTGCCGTACGTCTCACGCGACGTCTGGAGTGCCAACCCACCCCGGTCGGTGGACAAATTCCCGGGTCCGATTCCGTTCGTGATCATCCACCACACGTACGAACCGGCAGCCTGCTACACCCCTGCCGATTGCTGCAAGGCCATGCAGGCGATACAGCGCTTCCACCAGCAGGATCGAGGCTGGAACGACATCGGCTATAGCTTCGTGGTCGGAGGCGACGGCCGGATCTACCAGGGCCGGGGCTTCAACGTGGTCGGTGCCCACGCCCCACGGTACAACGACAAAAGTGTCGGAATTTGTCTGATTGGGGATTGGAGGG TGGATCTTCCTCCGGAAAACATGCTGGCGGCCGTACAAACGCTTATCGATTATGGTGTGCGGATGAACATCATTGCTAGCAATTACACCCTGATTGGGCACCGCCAGACGAGGCCAACGGAGTGTCCCGGCGATCGGTTGTTCAAGGAGATTCAAACGTGGGCCCACTTTTCACCGATGATGGACGTGGTTGATCCGAACAGTATTCCAACGTAG